A region from the Triticum urartu cultivar G1812 chromosome 1, Tu2.1, whole genome shotgun sequence genome encodes:
- the LOC125509387 gene encoding protein GRAVITROPIC IN THE LIGHT 1, which translates to MLQKFALAFKTKTIEFFAEEEEDEDAAGGEGGILAGQRVLVLKPDPQNPSSPVGGDGGTGSASGEEAAVAAALATTSSFQAAYLHLQAAHTPFLPEAAAAADALAVSHLRRLSELKRLASGAAEDGSLTAHLEDQVGENQALLRSFDAVVNRLQAALDAKDAAAASLRWELAALADGNARLAGRLDRALAPQPGAGGGDALGAMLSASVFDSVLRDALRVAHRFTRALAELLRCAGWDLADAAAAAYPGIAYSKHGHCRYALLSRVCLSMFDGFDSYQFGGTSDASALEGIELAVRRNESLQQFIAHSDADPMELMSSSPDCEFSQFCDRKYKQLIHPGIESSLFGNPDCRALPVMATAGPLYELFITMASSIWTLHRLAWAYDPAVGIFQVSRGTEYSSVYMESIVRPKAFSASKEVGKTVRPKVGFTVVPGFRLGGTVIQCRVYLES; encoded by the coding sequence ATGCTCCAGAAGTTCGCGCTCGCGTTCAAGACCAAGACCATCGAGTTCTtcgccgaggaggaggaggacgaggatgCCGCGGGTGGGGAGGGCGGGATCCTCGCTGGCCAGCGGGTGCTCGTACTGAAGCCCGACCCGCAGAACCCTAGCAGCCCCGTCGGCGGCGATGGGGGGACCGGGTCGGCGTCCGGAGAGGAGGCCGCCGTGGCGGCGGCACTCGCGACGACGTCGTCGTTCCAGGCGGCGTACCTGCACCTGCAGGCGGCGCACACGCCGTTCCTGCCGGAGGCGGCTGCCGCCGCGGACGCCCTCGCGGTCTCGCACCTCCGGCGGCTGTCGGAGCTAAAGCGGCTCGCGTCGGGCGCGGCGGAGGACGGCTCCCTCACGGCCCACCTCGAGGACCAGGTGGGGGAGAACCAGGCGCTGCTGCGGTCGTTCGACGCCGTGGTGAACCGCCTCCAGGCCGCGCTCGATGCCAAGGACGCCGCGGCCGCCTCTCTTCGCTGGGAGCTCGCGGCGCTGGCGGACGGCAACGCGCGCCTTGCCGGGCGCCTCGACCGTGCCCTCGCGCCACAgccgggcgcgggcggcggcgacgccTTGGGCGCCATGCTGTCCGCCAGCGTCTTCGATTCCGTCCTGCGCGATGCTCTCCGCGTCGCCCACCGCTTCACCCGTGCCCTCGCCGAGCTCCTCCGGTGCGCAGGATGGGACCTGGCTGACGCTGCGGCAGCTGCCTACCCCGGTATTGCCTACTCCAAGCATGGCCACTGCCGCTACGCTCTCCTCTCCCGTGTCTGCCTATCCATGTTCGACGGCTTTGACTCCTACCAGTTCGGTGGCACAAGCGATGCGTCTGCCCTCGAAGGAATCGAGCTTGCAGTTCGCAGGAATGAATCGTTGCAGCAATTCATCGCGCACTCTGATGCAGACCCCATGGAGCTCATGAGTTCAAGCCCAGACTGCGAATTCTCGCAATTCTGTGATCGGAAGTACAAACAGCTCATCCATCCAGGCATTGAGTCCTCATTGTTTGGGAATCCAGACTGCAGGGCATTGCCGGTGATGGCTACAGCCGGTCCACTCTACGAGTTGTTCATCACGATGGCAAGCTCAATATGGACACTTCACAGATTGGCCTGGGCTTATGACCCAGCAGTCGGCATATTCCAGGTTAGCCGGGGCACAGAGTACTCATCGGTGTACATGGAGAGCATTGTTCGGCCGAAAGCATTCTCAGCAAGCAAAGAGGTCGGCAAGACGGTGCGCCCGAAGGTCGGGTTCACGGTGGTGCCGGGCTTCCGGCTCGGCGGCACGGTGATCCAATGCAGGGTGTACCTAGAGTCCTAG